The Glycine soja cultivar W05 chromosome 6, ASM419377v2, whole genome shotgun sequence genome has a window encoding:
- the LOC114416014 gene encoding protein MEI2-like 1 isoform X2, whose product MPSEIMEKRGASASSRFLDDISYVSEKNTGLRKPKSIHDHFLQGKSEMAASPGIIFNTSSPLETNSKTGLSISQTTLSREITEDLHFGRETGNTDMLKDSTTESLNYHKRSWSNVHRQSASGSYGLIGSKIVTNAASRESSLFSSSLSDMFSQKLRLLGNGVLSGQPITVGSFPEEEPYKSLEEIEAETIGNLLPDEDDLFSGVTDELGFSTGTRMNDDFEDFDLFSSSGGMELEGDEHLISGKRTSCGDEDPNYFGVSKGKIPFGEQSSRTLFVRNINSNVEDSELKALFEQYGDIRTIYTACKYRGFVMISYYDLRAAQNAMKALQNRSLRSRKLDIHYSIPKGNAPEKDIGHGTLMISDLDSSVLNDELKQIFGFYGEIREIYEYPQLNHVKFIEFYDVRAAEASLRALNGICFAGKHIKLEPGLPKIATCMMQQSQKGKDEPDFGHSLSDNISLRHNKGVSSGFIASGVSLENGYNQGFRSETQLPAFMDNSLFHVNSSIHKTTRGASAGKVSGVFEACNAIDAMKFASISRFHPHSLPEYRESLANGSPYNFSSTINMAANIGTGSTESSDSRHIQGMSSTGNLAEFNAAGNGNRPHHGLYHMWNGSNLHQQPPSNSMLWQKIPSFVNGACSPGLPQIPSFSRTPPHVLRASHIDHQVGSAPVVAASPWDRQHSFLGESPDASGFRLGSVGSPGFHGSWQLHPPASHNIFSHVGGNGTELTSNGGQGSPKQLSHVFPGRLPMTLVSKNLYSRRSEPNTNNNADKKQYVLDLGRILRGDDNRTTLMIKNIPNKYTSKMLLVAIDEQCRGTYDFLYLPIDFKNKCNVGYAFINMIDPGQIIPFHQAFHGKKWEKFNSEKVAVLAYARIQGKSALIAHFQNSSLMNEDKRCRPILFHTDGPNAGDPEPFPLGNNIRVRPGKIRMNGNEENGSQGNPSSLASGEESGNGTESTSSSSKSSD is encoded by the exons ATGCCTTCTGAAATCATGGAGAAGAGGGGTGCTTCTGCCTCATCTCGCTTTTTGGATGACATTTCCTATGTTTCTGAG AAGAATACTGGATTACGAAAGCCAAAATCTATCCATGACCATTTTCTACAAG GGAAGAGTGAAATGGCGGCATCACCTGGCATCATTTTTAATACTTCGTCACCCCTTgaaacaaattcaaaaacagGCTTGTCAATTTCTCAGACTACTCTATCTCGGGAAATTACAGAAGACCTACATTTTGGCAGAGAAACAGGCAATACAGATATGCTGAAGGATTCCACCACAGAATCATTGAATTATCACAAGAGATCATGGTCTAATGTGCATAGGCAGTCAGCATCTGGCTCATATGGTCTAATTGGGAGCAAGATTGTCACCAATGCTGCCTCACGTGAAAGCAGTCTGTTTTCAAGCTCGCTGTCTGACATGTTTAGCCAAAAGT TGAGGTTATTGGGGAATGGAGTGCTGTCTGGTCAACCCATTACAGTTGGTTCCTTTCCTGAGGAAGAACCGTACAAATCTCTTGAAGAAATTGAGGCTGAAACTATTGGAAATCTCCTTCCTGATGAAGATGACCTGTTTTCTGGAGTCACTGATGAGTTAGGATTCAGTACTGGCACTAGAATGAATGATGATTTTGAagattttgatttgttcagCAGCAGTGGAGGCATGGAATTGGAAGGAGATGAACATCTAATTTCCGGAAAAAGAACCAGTTGCGGGGATGAAGATCCTAATTACTTTGGAGTTTCTAAAGGAAAAATTCCTTTTGGTGAACAATCTTCTAGAACACTTTTTGTTAGAAACATCAATAGCAATGTAGAAGATTCCGAGCTAAAGGCTCTCTTTGAG CAATATGGAGATATCCGAACCATATATACTGCCTGCAAGTATCGTGGATTTGTTATGATTTCTTATTATGATCTAAGGGCAGCACAAAATGCAATGAAAGCACTTCAAAATAGGTCATTGAGATCTAGGAAACTTGATATACATTATTCAATTCCAAAG GGCAATGCTCCAGAGAAGGATATTGGTCATGGTACACTGATGATATCTGATCTTGATTCATCTGTTCTGAATGATGAACTAAAACAGATTTTTGGGTTTTATGGAGAAATTAGAGAA ATCTATGAATATCCACAACTGAATCATgtcaaatttattgaattttatgatGTCCGGGCTGCGGAAGCTTCTCTTCGTGCATTGAATGGGATCTGCTTTGCTGGGAAGCACATTAAGCTTGAACCTGGTCTTCCCAAGATTGCAACATG TATGATGCAGCAATCACAGAAGGGAAAAGATGAACCTGATTTTGGTCATAGTTTGAGTGACAACATATCCTTAAGGCATAATAAAG GAGTGTCATCTGGATTTATTGCATCTGGTGTCAGCTTGGAAAATGGATATAATCAGGGATTTCGTTCTGAAACACAGCTACCTGCTTTTATGGATAACTCACTGTTTCATGTGAATTCTAGCATTCACAAGACCACAAGAGGGGCATCTGCTGGAAAAGTATCTGGTGTTTTTGAGGCCTGTAATGCTATTGATGCGATGAAATTTGCATCCATTTCGAGGTTCCATCCTCATTCTTTACCTGAATATCGCGAAAGTTTAGCTAATGGCAGTCCTTACAACTTTTCAAGTACCATTAACATGGCTGCCAATATTGGAACTGGATCGACGGAATCATCTGACAGCAGGCACATTCAGGGAATGAGCTCAACTGGGAACCTAGCAGAGTTTAATGCAGCAG GAAATGGAAACCGCCCCCATCATGGACTTTATCATATGTGGAATGGGTCCAACTTGCATCAGCAACCTCCTTCAAATTCCATGCTTTGGCAGAAAATACCATCCTTTGTTAATGGTGCTTGTTCTCCAGGTCTTCCACAGATACCCAGCTTTTCTAGAACACCGCCTCATGTGCTTAGAGCATCTCATATAGACCATCAAGTGGGATCTGCGCCGGTTGTTGCAGCCTCACCCTGGGATAGACAACATTCTTTCTTGGGAGAGTCACCTGATGCATCTGGTTTTAGATTGGGTTCTGTTGGAAGTCCAGGCTTTCATGGTAGCTGGCAGTTGCATCCTCCTGCTTCTCACAATATATTTTCTCATGTTGGTGGGAATGGTACAGAATTGACATCAAATGGTGGGCAGGGCTCTCCTAAGCAGTTGTCACATGTTTTTCCTGGGAGACTTCCCATGACTTTGGTTTCTAAAAACCTCTATTCTCGTAGAAGTGAACCAAACACTAACAACAATGCTGATAAAAAACAATATGTACTTGACCTAGGCCGCATTTTGCGTGGGGATGACAACCGGACAACGctcatgataaaaaatattcccAATAA GTATACTTCAAAGATGCTTCTTGTTGCCATAGATGAGCAATGTCGAGGAACTTATGATTTTCTGTAtttgccaattgatttcaaG AACAAATGTAATGTTGGCTATGCATTCATCAATATGATTGATCCTGGACAAATTATTCCATTCCACCAG GCTTTTCATGGGAAAAAATGGGAGAAATTCAACAGTGAAAAGGTAGCGGTACTCGCCTATGCCCGAATTCAAGGAAAATCTGCTCTTATTGCTCATTTTCAGAATTCAAGCCTAATGAATGAAGATAAACGTTGCCGCCCCATTCTCTTCCATACAGATGGCCCAAATGCTGGTGATCCG GAGCCTTTCCCCTTGGGTAACAATATTAGAGTGAGGCCTGGAAAAATTCGCATGAATGGTAATGAGGAGAATGGCAGCCAAGGGAATCCTTCATCTTTGGCAAGTGGAGAAGAGTCTGGGAATGGAACAGAATCTACATCGAGCTCTTCAAAAAGTTCTGACTGA
- the LOC114416014 gene encoding protein MEI2-like 1 isoform X1 — MPSEIMEKRGASASSRFLDDISYVSEKNTGLRKPKSIHDHFLQGKSEMAASPGIIFNTSSPLETNSKTGLSISQTTLSREITEDLHFGRETGNTDMLKDSTTESLNYHKRSWSNVHRQSASGSYGLIGSKIVTNAASRESSLFSSSLSDMFSQKLRLLGNGVLSGQPITVGSFPEEEPYKSLEEIEAETIGNLLPDEDDLFSGVTDELGFSTGTRMNDDFEDFDLFSSSGGMELEGDEHLISGKRTSCGDEDPNYFGVSKGKIPFGEQSSRTLFVRNINSNVEDSELKALFEQYGDIRTIYTACKYRGFVMISYYDLRAAQNAMKALQNRSLRSRKLDIHYSIPKGNAPEKDIGHGTLMISDLDSSVLNDELKQIFGFYGEIREIYEYPQLNHVKFIEFYDVRAAEASLRALNGICFAGKHIKLEPGLPKIATCMMQQSQKGKDEPDFGHSLSDNISLRHNKAGVSSGFIASGVSLENGYNQGFRSETQLPAFMDNSLFHVNSSIHKTTRGASAGKVSGVFEACNAIDAMKFASISRFHPHSLPEYRESLANGSPYNFSSTINMAANIGTGSTESSDSRHIQGMSSTGNLAEFNAAGNGNRPHHGLYHMWNGSNLHQQPPSNSMLWQKIPSFVNGACSPGLPQIPSFSRTPPHVLRASHIDHQVGSAPVVAASPWDRQHSFLGESPDASGFRLGSVGSPGFHGSWQLHPPASHNIFSHVGGNGTELTSNGGQGSPKQLSHVFPGRLPMTLVSKNLYSRRSEPNTNNNADKKQYVLDLGRILRGDDNRTTLMIKNIPNKYTSKMLLVAIDEQCRGTYDFLYLPIDFKNKCNVGYAFINMIDPGQIIPFHQAFHGKKWEKFNSEKVAVLAYARIQGKSALIAHFQNSSLMNEDKRCRPILFHTDGPNAGDPEPFPLGNNIRVRPGKIRMNGNEENGSQGNPSSLASGEESGNGTESTSSSSKSSD; from the exons ATGCCTTCTGAAATCATGGAGAAGAGGGGTGCTTCTGCCTCATCTCGCTTTTTGGATGACATTTCCTATGTTTCTGAG AAGAATACTGGATTACGAAAGCCAAAATCTATCCATGACCATTTTCTACAAG GGAAGAGTGAAATGGCGGCATCACCTGGCATCATTTTTAATACTTCGTCACCCCTTgaaacaaattcaaaaacagGCTTGTCAATTTCTCAGACTACTCTATCTCGGGAAATTACAGAAGACCTACATTTTGGCAGAGAAACAGGCAATACAGATATGCTGAAGGATTCCACCACAGAATCATTGAATTATCACAAGAGATCATGGTCTAATGTGCATAGGCAGTCAGCATCTGGCTCATATGGTCTAATTGGGAGCAAGATTGTCACCAATGCTGCCTCACGTGAAAGCAGTCTGTTTTCAAGCTCGCTGTCTGACATGTTTAGCCAAAAGT TGAGGTTATTGGGGAATGGAGTGCTGTCTGGTCAACCCATTACAGTTGGTTCCTTTCCTGAGGAAGAACCGTACAAATCTCTTGAAGAAATTGAGGCTGAAACTATTGGAAATCTCCTTCCTGATGAAGATGACCTGTTTTCTGGAGTCACTGATGAGTTAGGATTCAGTACTGGCACTAGAATGAATGATGATTTTGAagattttgatttgttcagCAGCAGTGGAGGCATGGAATTGGAAGGAGATGAACATCTAATTTCCGGAAAAAGAACCAGTTGCGGGGATGAAGATCCTAATTACTTTGGAGTTTCTAAAGGAAAAATTCCTTTTGGTGAACAATCTTCTAGAACACTTTTTGTTAGAAACATCAATAGCAATGTAGAAGATTCCGAGCTAAAGGCTCTCTTTGAG CAATATGGAGATATCCGAACCATATATACTGCCTGCAAGTATCGTGGATTTGTTATGATTTCTTATTATGATCTAAGGGCAGCACAAAATGCAATGAAAGCACTTCAAAATAGGTCATTGAGATCTAGGAAACTTGATATACATTATTCAATTCCAAAG GGCAATGCTCCAGAGAAGGATATTGGTCATGGTACACTGATGATATCTGATCTTGATTCATCTGTTCTGAATGATGAACTAAAACAGATTTTTGGGTTTTATGGAGAAATTAGAGAA ATCTATGAATATCCACAACTGAATCATgtcaaatttattgaattttatgatGTCCGGGCTGCGGAAGCTTCTCTTCGTGCATTGAATGGGATCTGCTTTGCTGGGAAGCACATTAAGCTTGAACCTGGTCTTCCCAAGATTGCAACATG TATGATGCAGCAATCACAGAAGGGAAAAGATGAACCTGATTTTGGTCATAGTTTGAGTGACAACATATCCTTAAGGCATAATAAAG CAGGAGTGTCATCTGGATTTATTGCATCTGGTGTCAGCTTGGAAAATGGATATAATCAGGGATTTCGTTCTGAAACACAGCTACCTGCTTTTATGGATAACTCACTGTTTCATGTGAATTCTAGCATTCACAAGACCACAAGAGGGGCATCTGCTGGAAAAGTATCTGGTGTTTTTGAGGCCTGTAATGCTATTGATGCGATGAAATTTGCATCCATTTCGAGGTTCCATCCTCATTCTTTACCTGAATATCGCGAAAGTTTAGCTAATGGCAGTCCTTACAACTTTTCAAGTACCATTAACATGGCTGCCAATATTGGAACTGGATCGACGGAATCATCTGACAGCAGGCACATTCAGGGAATGAGCTCAACTGGGAACCTAGCAGAGTTTAATGCAGCAG GAAATGGAAACCGCCCCCATCATGGACTTTATCATATGTGGAATGGGTCCAACTTGCATCAGCAACCTCCTTCAAATTCCATGCTTTGGCAGAAAATACCATCCTTTGTTAATGGTGCTTGTTCTCCAGGTCTTCCACAGATACCCAGCTTTTCTAGAACACCGCCTCATGTGCTTAGAGCATCTCATATAGACCATCAAGTGGGATCTGCGCCGGTTGTTGCAGCCTCACCCTGGGATAGACAACATTCTTTCTTGGGAGAGTCACCTGATGCATCTGGTTTTAGATTGGGTTCTGTTGGAAGTCCAGGCTTTCATGGTAGCTGGCAGTTGCATCCTCCTGCTTCTCACAATATATTTTCTCATGTTGGTGGGAATGGTACAGAATTGACATCAAATGGTGGGCAGGGCTCTCCTAAGCAGTTGTCACATGTTTTTCCTGGGAGACTTCCCATGACTTTGGTTTCTAAAAACCTCTATTCTCGTAGAAGTGAACCAAACACTAACAACAATGCTGATAAAAAACAATATGTACTTGACCTAGGCCGCATTTTGCGTGGGGATGACAACCGGACAACGctcatgataaaaaatattcccAATAA GTATACTTCAAAGATGCTTCTTGTTGCCATAGATGAGCAATGTCGAGGAACTTATGATTTTCTGTAtttgccaattgatttcaaG AACAAATGTAATGTTGGCTATGCATTCATCAATATGATTGATCCTGGACAAATTATTCCATTCCACCAG GCTTTTCATGGGAAAAAATGGGAGAAATTCAACAGTGAAAAGGTAGCGGTACTCGCCTATGCCCGAATTCAAGGAAAATCTGCTCTTATTGCTCATTTTCAGAATTCAAGCCTAATGAATGAAGATAAACGTTGCCGCCCCATTCTCTTCCATACAGATGGCCCAAATGCTGGTGATCCG GAGCCTTTCCCCTTGGGTAACAATATTAGAGTGAGGCCTGGAAAAATTCGCATGAATGGTAATGAGGAGAATGGCAGCCAAGGGAATCCTTCATCTTTGGCAAGTGGAGAAGAGTCTGGGAATGGAACAGAATCTACATCGAGCTCTTCAAAAAGTTCTGACTGA
- the LOC114416014 gene encoding protein MEI2-like 1 isoform X4, whose protein sequence is MPSEIMEKRGASASSRFLDDISYVSENTGLRKPKSIHDHFLQGKSEMAASPGIIFNTSSPLETNSKTGLSISQTTLSREITEDLHFGRETGNTDMLKDSTTESLNYHKRSWSNVHRQSASGSYGLIGSKIVTNAASRESSLFSSSLSDMFSQKLRLLGNGVLSGQPITVGSFPEEEPYKSLEEIEAETIGNLLPDEDDLFSGVTDELGFSTGTRMNDDFEDFDLFSSSGGMELEGDEHLISGKRTSCGDEDPNYFGVSKGKIPFGEQSSRTLFVRNINSNVEDSELKALFEQYGDIRTIYTACKYRGFVMISYYDLRAAQNAMKALQNRSLRSRKLDIHYSIPKGNAPEKDIGHGTLMISDLDSSVLNDELKQIFGFYGEIREIYEYPQLNHVKFIEFYDVRAAEASLRALNGICFAGKHIKLEPGLPKIATCMMQQSQKGKDEPDFGHSLSDNISLRHNKAGVSSGFIASGVSLENGYNQGFRSETQLPAFMDNSLFHVNSSIHKTTRGASAGKVSGVFEACNAIDAMKFASISRFHPHSLPEYRESLANGSPYNFSSTINMAANIGTGSTESSDSRHIQGMSSTGNLAEFNAAGNGNRPHHGLYHMWNGSNLHQQPPSNSMLWQKIPSFVNGACSPGLPQIPSFSRTPPHVLRASHIDHQVGSAPVVAASPWDRQHSFLGESPDASGFRLGSVGSPGFHGSWQLHPPASHNIFSHVGGNGTELTSNGGQGSPKQLSHVFPGRLPMTLVSKNLYSRRSEPNTNNNADKKQYVLDLGRILRGDDNRTTLMIKNIPNKYTSKMLLVAIDEQCRGTYDFLYLPIDFKNKCNVGYAFINMIDPGQIIPFHQAFHGKKWEKFNSEKVAVLAYARIQGKSALIAHFQNSSLMNEDKRCRPILFHTDGPNAGDPEPFPLGNNIRVRPGKIRMNGNEENGSQGNPSSLASGEESGNGTESTSSSSKSSD, encoded by the exons ATGCCTTCTGAAATCATGGAGAAGAGGGGTGCTTCTGCCTCATCTCGCTTTTTGGATGACATTTCCTATGTTTCTGAG AATACTGGATTACGAAAGCCAAAATCTATCCATGACCATTTTCTACAAG GGAAGAGTGAAATGGCGGCATCACCTGGCATCATTTTTAATACTTCGTCACCCCTTgaaacaaattcaaaaacagGCTTGTCAATTTCTCAGACTACTCTATCTCGGGAAATTACAGAAGACCTACATTTTGGCAGAGAAACAGGCAATACAGATATGCTGAAGGATTCCACCACAGAATCATTGAATTATCACAAGAGATCATGGTCTAATGTGCATAGGCAGTCAGCATCTGGCTCATATGGTCTAATTGGGAGCAAGATTGTCACCAATGCTGCCTCACGTGAAAGCAGTCTGTTTTCAAGCTCGCTGTCTGACATGTTTAGCCAAAAGT TGAGGTTATTGGGGAATGGAGTGCTGTCTGGTCAACCCATTACAGTTGGTTCCTTTCCTGAGGAAGAACCGTACAAATCTCTTGAAGAAATTGAGGCTGAAACTATTGGAAATCTCCTTCCTGATGAAGATGACCTGTTTTCTGGAGTCACTGATGAGTTAGGATTCAGTACTGGCACTAGAATGAATGATGATTTTGAagattttgatttgttcagCAGCAGTGGAGGCATGGAATTGGAAGGAGATGAACATCTAATTTCCGGAAAAAGAACCAGTTGCGGGGATGAAGATCCTAATTACTTTGGAGTTTCTAAAGGAAAAATTCCTTTTGGTGAACAATCTTCTAGAACACTTTTTGTTAGAAACATCAATAGCAATGTAGAAGATTCCGAGCTAAAGGCTCTCTTTGAG CAATATGGAGATATCCGAACCATATATACTGCCTGCAAGTATCGTGGATTTGTTATGATTTCTTATTATGATCTAAGGGCAGCACAAAATGCAATGAAAGCACTTCAAAATAGGTCATTGAGATCTAGGAAACTTGATATACATTATTCAATTCCAAAG GGCAATGCTCCAGAGAAGGATATTGGTCATGGTACACTGATGATATCTGATCTTGATTCATCTGTTCTGAATGATGAACTAAAACAGATTTTTGGGTTTTATGGAGAAATTAGAGAA ATCTATGAATATCCACAACTGAATCATgtcaaatttattgaattttatgatGTCCGGGCTGCGGAAGCTTCTCTTCGTGCATTGAATGGGATCTGCTTTGCTGGGAAGCACATTAAGCTTGAACCTGGTCTTCCCAAGATTGCAACATG TATGATGCAGCAATCACAGAAGGGAAAAGATGAACCTGATTTTGGTCATAGTTTGAGTGACAACATATCCTTAAGGCATAATAAAG CAGGAGTGTCATCTGGATTTATTGCATCTGGTGTCAGCTTGGAAAATGGATATAATCAGGGATTTCGTTCTGAAACACAGCTACCTGCTTTTATGGATAACTCACTGTTTCATGTGAATTCTAGCATTCACAAGACCACAAGAGGGGCATCTGCTGGAAAAGTATCTGGTGTTTTTGAGGCCTGTAATGCTATTGATGCGATGAAATTTGCATCCATTTCGAGGTTCCATCCTCATTCTTTACCTGAATATCGCGAAAGTTTAGCTAATGGCAGTCCTTACAACTTTTCAAGTACCATTAACATGGCTGCCAATATTGGAACTGGATCGACGGAATCATCTGACAGCAGGCACATTCAGGGAATGAGCTCAACTGGGAACCTAGCAGAGTTTAATGCAGCAG GAAATGGAAACCGCCCCCATCATGGACTTTATCATATGTGGAATGGGTCCAACTTGCATCAGCAACCTCCTTCAAATTCCATGCTTTGGCAGAAAATACCATCCTTTGTTAATGGTGCTTGTTCTCCAGGTCTTCCACAGATACCCAGCTTTTCTAGAACACCGCCTCATGTGCTTAGAGCATCTCATATAGACCATCAAGTGGGATCTGCGCCGGTTGTTGCAGCCTCACCCTGGGATAGACAACATTCTTTCTTGGGAGAGTCACCTGATGCATCTGGTTTTAGATTGGGTTCTGTTGGAAGTCCAGGCTTTCATGGTAGCTGGCAGTTGCATCCTCCTGCTTCTCACAATATATTTTCTCATGTTGGTGGGAATGGTACAGAATTGACATCAAATGGTGGGCAGGGCTCTCCTAAGCAGTTGTCACATGTTTTTCCTGGGAGACTTCCCATGACTTTGGTTTCTAAAAACCTCTATTCTCGTAGAAGTGAACCAAACACTAACAACAATGCTGATAAAAAACAATATGTACTTGACCTAGGCCGCATTTTGCGTGGGGATGACAACCGGACAACGctcatgataaaaaatattcccAATAA GTATACTTCAAAGATGCTTCTTGTTGCCATAGATGAGCAATGTCGAGGAACTTATGATTTTCTGTAtttgccaattgatttcaaG AACAAATGTAATGTTGGCTATGCATTCATCAATATGATTGATCCTGGACAAATTATTCCATTCCACCAG GCTTTTCATGGGAAAAAATGGGAGAAATTCAACAGTGAAAAGGTAGCGGTACTCGCCTATGCCCGAATTCAAGGAAAATCTGCTCTTATTGCTCATTTTCAGAATTCAAGCCTAATGAATGAAGATAAACGTTGCCGCCCCATTCTCTTCCATACAGATGGCCCAAATGCTGGTGATCCG GAGCCTTTCCCCTTGGGTAACAATATTAGAGTGAGGCCTGGAAAAATTCGCATGAATGGTAATGAGGAGAATGGCAGCCAAGGGAATCCTTCATCTTTGGCAAGTGGAGAAGAGTCTGGGAATGGAACAGAATCTACATCGAGCTCTTCAAAAAGTTCTGACTGA